AAGCCCATGGTGTCTTTGCCTACAGTCTCATTAACAATTGTTATGACTTTGTCTAGTGCTTCTTCAAAATTCATTCCCTGATCCATGTATTCTGCGAGTTTTAAGCAAGGCATTGATCTTATGATCATTTCTCCGAAGCCTGTAGAGCTGCATGCAACTTTTTTGGATGAGTAGAATCCCGCACCCGGTATTGGTGAATCACCTATTCTGCCTGGAAGCTTAAGTATTACTCCTCCAGTACTAACAGCTGCTGCTAATAATCCATTATCATCGACAGCGACGGCTCCCACAGTGTCAGAAGTATTAGCTAGTGATCCCACGAATTTCTTATAGTTTTCATTGGTTTCTATGAAAGCCAGTATTTTCCGCCAATAATCTCTGCTAATTTCTCCGCCCAATAGTTTTTTGAGGTTCTCATAGTATCCTTCAACAGCATGTTTCGGTGGTGGTGGGAGGGGTGGTAGACCATATAGTCTGGCTAGAGTATCTGCTCCATCACCACCGATTATTATATGTGGCGTTTTCTCAGCAACAATTCTTGCTAATACTATTGGGTTCCGAGTAGCTTTAACAGCTGATACGGCTCCTATTAAACCGTTAGAAGTCATTATGCCGGCATCAAGTGTTCTATTACCCAATATATCGAGTACACTGCCTACACCAGCGTTTAAATATCCTGAATCCTCCATACATTTAACAGCTTCCACAACTGCTTCTAGTGCATTATTAGTATTATTCAGGATCTCCCATGCTCTCCTTGTACACTTCTCCATCACAACATATGCTTTCTCCCTAATTTTTGAATCCTTCCAACTACCTGCTCCACCATGTAGGATTATGGATTTAGCCATAAGCATTCACCAAACACATTATTTTATACATAGCAATATAGATTAACAAATATTGGAAAATATGAATAATTCGGTGCAGAGGCTTTGAACACATTGGAGATAGAGGATAAAACAAGTGTATCTAATGGCTTAGAAAAACTTGTTAGAAGCTTTGAGTTCAGAAAAGAAACATTTATACCGCATATTTTCCCCGGGATAATGCTGATTATATCATTGCCTGCATATGTATCGTTAATATATAGTATCATGTTCCACGGCGTCCAAGAAGCAGCCAGTAGCTGGTACACTAGTTTAGCAGCATTATATGTTGGATATATTCTTGCCTCAGCTATATCTATTTATAGATTATTGAAAATAACCCATACACACCTAGTTAATAGTGGTATAACATCTTATTATTGGCTGAAAAAACTCGATGACTATGATTCAATAATTAAACTGTATAGATCAGGTGTTATGAGGAGAGATATTCCATCGCCTCTAACAGGATTAATTGCAACACTATTGTCTGGGGGTATAGCGTATCCTATACTATTATATATGATAGATAAAACTATGAGGGATCACTACTATGGTGAGGAAGGAAAGTTTCTCGGAATACATATTACTAACAGGATCAATGTAGAGCATGGACTCGTATATGTAGCAGCAACCCTTCTCACAGCAGGGTTATTCCTAATTATATGGGACTACATCATTGTTAGAAACTATAATAGACACGTGAAAATAATTCATGGAAGCCATCCAGAACTACCATCAACCATTACAACAACGCTGACATATGTTGAACATGGAGGAGAAATACCAATATTAGCTGTATCACTAGCTTTTCTCGGTGCCGGCATATATGGTTTGCTGGGAATAATT
This is a stretch of genomic DNA from Staphylothermus hellenicus DSM 12710. It encodes these proteins:
- a CDS encoding stage II sporulation protein M, with product MNTLEIEDKTSVSNGLEKLVRSFEFRKETFIPHIFPGIMLIISLPAYVSLIYSIMFHGVQEAASSWYTSLAALYVGYILASAISIYRLLKITHTHLVNSGITSYYWLKKLDDYDSIIKLYRSGVMRRDIPSPLTGLIATLLSGGIAYPILLYMIDKTMRDHYYGEEGKFLGIHITNRINVEHGLVYVAATLLTAGLFLIIWDYIIVRNYNRHVKIIHGSHPELPSTITTTLTYVEHGGEIPILAVSLAFLGAGIYGLLGIIGFMNHLVASIGYGLLIAGIAAYYRRKSFSSQVGRVYGFIYLSFILFSIIGYTSAQTYYSFYEETSNQLGELRTNDLFSLTRNIFINNFVVSFISTIPIIGPLYLGVGLGNAALYYGVAVNIALSKGNPSILLLPLMPHSILELLAYAFFASLSMRILFEKESRLTMYFVISALILFAAAFIEALSIVAM
- a CDS encoding isoaspartyl peptidase/L-asparaginase, which gives rise to MAKSIILHGGAGSWKDSKIREKAYVVMEKCTRRAWEILNNTNNALEAVVEAVKCMEDSGYLNAGVGSVLDILGNRTLDAGIMTSNGLIGAVSAVKATRNPIVLARIVAEKTPHIIIGGDGADTLARLYGLPPLPPPPKHAVEGYYENLKKLLGGEISRDYWRKILAFIETNENYKKFVGSLANTSDTVGAVAVDDNGLLAAAVSTGGVILKLPGRIGDSPIPGAGFYSSKKVACSSTGFGEMIIRSMPCLKLAEYMDQGMNFEEALDKVITIVNETVGKDTMGFIAVDYMGRIGWRYNTKGMLIGYIDREGRVIVNHKP